CGCCGCCGCTCCTCGACCGAGACGCCGATCGCCGAGCCGCCCGAGCACCCGACGATCGACCACGCCGAGCTGTTCGCCGAACGCACCCAGCTCTGGCACGCGCTGTCCGCGCTCCCGCGGCAGCAGCGCGCCGTGCTCGTCCTCCGCTTCTACGAAGACCTGGACGACGACGAGATAGCGCGCCTCGTCGGCTGCTCGGTCGTCACCGTCCGCAGCCACGCCAGCCGCGGCCTGGCCGCACTCCGCAACTCCGTCCAGTTCGCCCGAGGGGAGGCCCGATGAACGAGTTCGAGCACACCGTCCGCACGATGCTCACCGAACGGGCGGTCACCGTCCCCGAGCAGCCCGGCCTGGTCGACGGCGTCCATCGGATCGTCCGGCGGAACCGCAACCGTCGCCGGGCCGTCGTCGGCGCGGCCCTGGCGATCGTCCTGATCGCGGCCGGCTCGGTCGCCTGGGGCGCCCAGCGCCCCGACGACCACCTCGTCCCGGCCGGCCCGTCGAGCACGTCCCCGACCGCGAGCCCCTCCGGATTGCCGCCGGTCACCGCGCCGGCCGCGCCGCTGCGCGTCGGCTACCTGCCGAAGGGATTCGACCGGCCGACGGTCACGATCGACTCCGTCCACAGCTGGACGATCACCACCGTCCGCGACGCTCCCAGCGCGGTCGTCGAGATACAGGTCAGCATGAAGGAACTGGGCGAGCGCGACAGCGGCCGGCTGAAGTACGCCAAGACCGAGACGGTCGAGGTCCAGGGCACCAAGGCCACGCTGAGCGTCGTCCCGAGCCACCCCGGCTGGCCGGACCTGTCCCACCAGAGCTACTGGGGCCCCTACTCCGAGCTGACATTCGCCCGCACGAACGGGCAGTGGGTGCGGATCGAGGCCTACAACGCCGACGAGACCACCGTCGACCCGGAGGTCAGCGAGGCCGATCTGCAGGCGATCGCGGCCGGGCTGACCGACGGCCCGACCCCGGTGGCCGACCTGCTCCGCTTCCCGGCGCTCCCGGCCGGGCTGACGATCGCCAGCCTCGACCGGGGCTCGCCCGGTACCCCCGCCAACCGGACCGCGACGCTGCAGCTGGGGTACCCGTCCGACCCGCTCGCCTCCACCAACGAGCCCTACGGCGGAGCCCAGTGGGATCTCGAGCGCGCGCCCGTCGTCGTGCTGGCCGGCGCCGACGGATCCGTCGTGCCGACCCTGCTCGCGGACCCGGCCACGTTCACCACGCTCCAGGTCGACGGCCACGAGGTCCGCACCTACTCCAAGGGCTATCCGGGACGCACGGTCCTGACCACGACGTTCGGCCCGGACCGGAGGATCGCGCTGTCCGCCGACACCAAGCTCGGGCTCTCCGCACCGCGCCTGGCCCGGTTCCTGCTGGCCATCCGTCCGGGCGCCGACTTCGGCTGAGGCTCAGTGTCCCCGGAACGCCTCGGCCAGCCACCACGACCCACCGTCGTTCGCGATCTTCGCGTCCAGCAGCAACGGCGAACGACGGTCCCAGGAGTCCAGCACGGCCAGGTCGGCGACCGTCCGGACGGTCGCGCCGGCCAGCCCGTACCCCCGGGCGATCGCCGCGATGTCGGTGTCCGGGAACGTCACCGCGCCCAGGTCCGCCGACTCCCCGAAGTGGTGGACCTCGGCCCCGTAGGCCGCGTCGTCGTAGACCACCATCAGCAGCGGCAACCCGAGCCGGGCCACCGTGTCCAGCTCGGCCGCCGCCATCAGCAGCCCACCGTCGCCGGTACCCAGCACGGTCAGCCGGTCCGGCCGGGCCAGCGCGGCCCCCACGGCCGTCGCCAGACCGAGCCCGATCGACTGGAACGCCTGGGTGAAGCAGAACCCGGCCTCGTCCGGCACCGACAGGAACGCGGCCGGGTAACCCATGAAGTTGCCCGAGTCCACAGCCACGGTCCGCTCCACCGGCAGCATCCGGTCGAGCGCGACCGACAGCTCGCGCGGGTCGATCCGGTCGGCCGTCGACAGGTCGAACGGCCCCCACCCGGGCCCGTCCGCGATCCGCGCCGCGACCGCCGCCGTGCGGTACCCCTCCCGCCGGCCCACGGCCGCTAGCAGGTCGGCCGCCGTCGCTCCCACGTCCCCGTGCACCCCGAGGTCGATCGGACGGTTCGCTCCCAGCGCGTCCGGATCGGAATCGACCTGCACCAACCGCGTGCCGTTCCCGATGAGCCGGCCGTGGCGCAGCGTCCACATGGTGAACGAGCAGCCCCAGCCGACCAGCAGGTCCGCGCCGCGGATCAGGTCCGCGGTGACCGGGTTCGAGAACCCGCCGGAGATCCCCAGGTCGAACGGGTCACCCGCGAACAGACCCTTGGCCACCGCGGACGTCGCGAGCAGCGCTCCGGTCCGGTCGGCCAGCGCACGCAGGACCGCGGACCGTCCCCGGGCCCCGCGCCCGCCGAGGAACACCGGCCGGTCCGCGGCGGCGAGCGCCTCGGCCAACGCCTCCACCGCGGCCACCCCCGGCCGCACCGGCTCCGGCGCTGCCGGGATCCGCACGTCGCCGGGTGCGGCCTCCTGCGCCTGCACGTCCAACGGCAGGTTGAGGACGACGGTCCGCCGGCCGTCGCGGGCCGTTCGCCAGGCCCGGACGACGTCGTCGGCGACGGTCGAAGCCCCGTACACCCGCTCCGGAACCGCGCCGACGCTCGCCACCAGCGCGTCCTGGTCGATGCGGAAGTTCGACCGGACCGCCGAGGCCGCGGTGTCGGCGGTGAGCACGAGCAGCGGCGTGCGCGACTTCGCGGCCTCGGTGAGCCCGGTCATCGCGTTCGTCAGCCCGCAGCCCTGGTGCAGCGACAGCACGCCGACGCCGCCGCTGGTGCGCGCGTAGGCGTCCGCCATCGTGGCCGCGCCGCCCTCGTGGCGGGTCGCGACGAACTCGACGCCGGCCGCCCGCAGCGCGTTCGTCACGTGGAAGTTGCCGCTGCCGACGACGCCGAAGGCGTAGGTCGCACCCAGCCGGGCCACCAGCGACCCGACCGCGTCGGCGACCGTGGTCACCGCTCGACCAGCGCGAACACCCGCGCCGGGCTCCCGGTGCCACCGACGATCGGCAGCGGGCTGACGACGAGCACCGCGCCGGTCGCGGGCAGCCGGTCGAGGTTGCGCAGCTGGGTCAGCCCGTAGGTGCCGGCCTCGAGCAGGAAGTAGTGGGCCGGGAACGGCGGCTCGAAGCCCCCGGCCGCCCCGGCGTCGATGCCGACGGTCTCGACGCCGAACCCGGCGATCGTCCGCTCGGACGCCAGCCACCGGGCGGCCTGCGCCGACGGCCCCGGGGTGTGCGGGCCGTTCTCGTCGGCGTTGAGGAACGCGGCCGCGTCCTCCTGGCGGGCGCTCCAGCCGGTGCGGACCAGCAGCCAGGCGCCGTCCGGGATCCGGCCGTGCTCGGCCTCCCAGGCCTCCAGGTGCGCGGGCTCGAGCAGGAAATCGGGGTCGTCGGCGACCTGCGCCCGGACGTCGACCACGACGACCGGCCCGACCAGCTTCGACGGAGGGATCACGTCGACGGTCTCGCCGTCCTTCGCCGAGATCCAGTGCGCCGGGGCGTCGAGGTGCGTGCCGGTGTGCTCGCCGGTGTGGATGTTGTTCCACTTCCAGGCCGGGCCGGCGTCGTCGAACGCGCTCACGGCCTCCAGGCTCAGCGGGATCGTGTTGGCGAACGGCGGCGGCAACTGCAACACCGGCGTCGACGGACCGAGCGGAGCGGTCAGGTCGACGACCTCGACGTCGGCCGAACCGAGCGCGGCCACTAAATCGGACAGAACAGACACCAGGGCCTCCCGAGGACGACTGAGCGACACCCTAGCGTTGCGGAACGGCTCTACCGTTCACACCATGACCGACGTCGCGCCGGAGGTGCTGGCCCGTCTCTCCCGGCGCAGCCGCGTGGTCGCCGCGGTCCTGGGTGCGGTCGGTTTCCTGTACGCCGTGCTCGTACCGCTGCTGTCCGGCCGACCGGCTCTCTTCCTGGCCCTGCTCATCGTTCTCCCGGTCGGGTACGCGGTGATCTTCCGCCGTCGCCGGCGGCCGGGGTTCGCGTTCGGGCACTACGACGGGCAACCCGCGTTCGCCGCCCCGTTGACCCCGTCGATCGGCGGGGCGCTGGTGATCGTGCTGCTGGAGGCGGCCGGGCTCCTGGTGCCGGCCGGAGGCGGCGGCCTGATCCTGCCCGGCGCGGCGGCCGCGCTGCCGGTGGCCGCGCTGCTGGTGGCCTCAGCCGTGGCCGTGCTGCTGGTGGCCGCGGCCGTGGCCGTGCTGCGGACCCCGCCGCTGCTGCGGCTCACCGCCGAGGGGCTGGTCGTCACCGGGCGCCCGAACCGGCTGATCCCGTGGGACGCGTTCGCTCCGTGCGGACCGGCCGGCCCGGAGATGGGGCGGGACGCGATCTGGCTCCAGGCCCGGGCCGGTACCCGGGGGCTGGGGCGGGAGTGGGCGACCGATGTCCGCGGGCGGCCGCCCGCGCCCGGTCAGGCCTGGTTCCGGCTGCGGTTGCGCGCGGTTCTCGTCGATCCGGAGTTCTTGGCCCGCAGCCTGCGCACGTACCGGAGCAACCCGCGGCTGCGCCCGGCGATCGGTACCGCCGAGGGAGTCGACGATCTGTTCGGCTTCGCCACGTCTGCGGTCTAGGTCTCGCACACCACCGCGCGCTGGGCGTCCCGTTACCGCAGCCCGTCTGTCCGACAGGTCCGGCCGCCCGCACCGATCCCCGGCCCGCACCGCCCTCGGCGGCCAACCACCCGCAACCCACGCCACCAGCCTCACGGGACAGAACGCCCCAGTTCGTGGACGGCGGTGCTGGACGCGGTCCGTCTCGATGCCGGCGACGACCTCGCCGTGGTCACCGCTGGACAGCTGCGCGGCGTGGTCTGCCGGCTGATCGCTGCCCGGATGCGCTCAGACCGGGTCCTGCGCCGCCCGACACCCGAGCGGCCACCCGGAACCTGGGGCCGTCCCCGCCGCCACGGCGGTGAGTTCGTCTTCGGTGACCCCGCCACCTGGGGCGATCCGGACGTGCGCACCCACACCCCGACACGTCTTTACGGACCCGCTCACGCACAAGCCTGGGATCGGCTGCACCCGAGGCAAGCTAGGCGACGCAGAACTCGTTGCCCTCCGGGTCGAGCAGTACGACGTTTCCGAGCTGATCCCCGTACGTCTGCTCCCGGACGACGGTCGCGCCCGCCGACGTCAGCCGAGCCACCGTCGCCC
This genomic window from Cryptosporangium phraense contains:
- a CDS encoding SigE family RNA polymerase sigma factor, whose amino-acid sequence is MPTTPTAAGFDEYVAARGLALLRFTYLLTGDYHLAEDLLQEALAKVHRRWSHLADAERPTAYVQKAILHQYLSWRRRRSSTETPIAEPPEHPTIDHAELFAERTQLWHALSALPRQQRAVLVLRFYEDLDDDEIARLVGCSVVTVRSHASRGLAALRNSVQFARGEAR
- a CDS encoding thiamine pyrophosphate-binding protein, which translates into the protein MTTVADAVGSLVARLGATYAFGVVGSGNFHVTNALRAAGVEFVATRHEGGAATMADAYARTSGGVGVLSLHQGCGLTNAMTGLTEAAKSRTPLLVLTADTAASAVRSNFRIDQDALVASVGAVPERVYGASTVADDVVRAWRTARDGRRTVVLNLPLDVQAQEAAPGDVRIPAAPEPVRPGVAAVEALAEALAAADRPVFLGGRGARGRSAVLRALADRTGALLATSAVAKGLFAGDPFDLGISGGFSNPVTADLIRGADLLVGWGCSFTMWTLRHGRLIGNGTRLVQVDSDPDALGANRPIDLGVHGDVGATAADLLAAVGRREGYRTAAVAARIADGPGWGPFDLSTADRIDPRELSVALDRMLPVERTVAVDSGNFMGYPAAFLSVPDEAGFCFTQAFQSIGLGLATAVGAALARPDRLTVLGTGDGGLLMAAAELDTVARLGLPLLMVVYDDAAYGAEVHHFGESADLGAVTFPDTDIAAIARGYGLAGATVRTVADLAVLDSWDRRSPLLLDAKIANDGGSWWLAEAFRGH
- a CDS encoding cyclase family protein; the protein is MSVLSDLVAALGSADVEVVDLTAPLGPSTPVLQLPPPFANTIPLSLEAVSAFDDAGPAWKWNNIHTGEHTGTHLDAPAHWISAKDGETVDVIPPSKLVGPVVVVDVRAQVADDPDFLLEPAHLEAWEAEHGRIPDGAWLLVRTGWSARQEDAAAFLNADENGPHTPGPSAQAARWLASERTIAGFGVETVGIDAGAAGGFEPPFPAHYFLLEAGTYGLTQLRNLDRLPATGAVLVVSPLPIVGGTGSPARVFALVER